The following coding sequences are from one Arthrobacter sp. PvP023 window:
- a CDS encoding Pls/PosA family non-ribosomal peptide synthetase produces the protein MTPVTEQPQASGSVPAPESASGLREGRTALPAVRNVHPPQLPGAAAAPPERTLIDILEDTARKYPEASALDDGHRRLSYAQLMADVRATARELHLAGLGAGDKIGVRIPSGTNRLYVSILAILLIGAAYVPVDADDPDERAKLVFSEARVRAILRGNGEIVTDSKRPRPFPDPRKPQPDDDSWVIFTSGSTGTPKGVAVQHRSSAAFVDAEARLFLQDEPVGPQDRVLAGLSVAFDASCEEMWLAWRYGACLVPAPRSLVRTGMDLGPWLISHGITVVSTVPTLAALWPAESLENVRLLIFGGEACPPELAERLAVDGREVWNTYGPTEATVVACAAQLGVPGPLRIGLPLDGWDLAVVDANGVPVEEGQVGELIIGGVGLARYLDPAKDAEKYAPMPSLGWPRAYRSGDLVRYEAAGLIFMGRADEQVKLGGRRIELGEIDAALQALPHVAGAAAAVRTTAAGNQILVGYLAAAGTAELDLVAARELLGASLPAPLVPLLTVVESLPTKTSGKVDRHSLPWPLAGAGAEDADNAPLNLPDDARWIVEQWGSVLGTPASSLDADFFAHGGGSLAAAQLVSALRVRYPTITVADIYATPRVGALIDAARQSLPEGEAGPAPEREVRPTALKSQVFQTLMGVPLHILVGMRWLTYVMAANNLLAALAGFTAAPVVSWWWVAASWLVFVSPAGRMALSVLAARTLLRRVVPGTYPRSGKVHLRLWLAEQIQDLSGAISLASAPWVPYYAKALGAKIGNDVQLHSLPPVTGMLSLGRGCNIEPEVDLSGWWIDGDTVHIGRVHVGAGATVGARSTLMPGTSIGAGAQVEPGSAVLGKVKAGQLVAGSPAERIGKAKQAWPDMPPPAHPLIGRLWFAAFAAASAVLATIPYLSATAGALVVFLFISGSESLSAALPQVLTSLPLAALTWFITNLLLILATTRLLGVGLKEGYFRVRSRIGWQVWATERVLDLARDVLFPIYASLFTPVWLRLLGAKVGKNVEASTVLLLPKMTTVGEGAFLADDTMVASYELGGGWMRIAPAKIGKRSFLGNSGMTGAGRSVPKNSLVAVLSATPAKAKAGTSWLGSPPVRLRRTAIATDNTLTFQPPRRLKLARALWELCRFIPVVLTVGLAAGIMLAFDRLASLWGYGFAALLGGIVVLVAGAVAAASAVAAKWLLVGKIRPGEHALWSSFIWRNEVVDTFIEMVSAPWFARSASGTPALVWWLRGLGAKIGRGTWCESYWLPEADLVTLGESSTVNRGCVVQTHLFHDRIMSIDTVTLEDGATMGPHGVILPRARIARGGTVGPASLVMRGETVPAATYWMGNPVSPWAGPAVPAPRLK, from the coding sequence ATGACCCCCGTGACTGAACAACCGCAAGCCTCCGGATCCGTGCCCGCGCCGGAGTCCGCGTCCGGCCTCCGGGAAGGACGCACTGCACTTCCCGCCGTCCGGAACGTGCATCCGCCGCAGCTGCCGGGCGCCGCCGCGGCACCCCCGGAGCGGACGCTGATCGACATCCTCGAGGACACGGCCCGGAAGTATCCCGAAGCCTCGGCCCTGGACGACGGCCACCGGCGCCTGAGCTATGCGCAGCTAATGGCGGACGTCCGCGCCACGGCAAGGGAGCTGCATCTGGCTGGCCTTGGCGCCGGGGACAAGATCGGCGTACGCATACCCTCCGGCACCAACCGGCTCTATGTCTCGATCCTGGCCATCCTGCTGATCGGGGCAGCGTACGTTCCGGTCGATGCTGATGACCCCGACGAACGCGCCAAGCTGGTGTTCAGTGAAGCCCGCGTCAGGGCAATCCTCAGAGGTAACGGCGAGATCGTCACGGACAGCAAGCGTCCCCGGCCATTCCCTGACCCGCGGAAGCCGCAGCCCGACGACGACTCCTGGGTCATCTTCACCTCCGGCTCCACGGGCACGCCCAAGGGTGTCGCCGTCCAGCACCGCTCCTCGGCAGCATTCGTTGATGCCGAAGCCCGGCTCTTTCTCCAGGACGAACCCGTCGGTCCCCAGGACCGGGTGCTCGCCGGACTCTCGGTGGCCTTCGACGCTTCCTGCGAGGAGATGTGGCTGGCCTGGCGCTACGGGGCCTGCCTCGTTCCGGCCCCGCGGTCGCTGGTCAGGACCGGCATGGACCTGGGCCCGTGGCTAATCAGCCACGGGATAACAGTGGTGTCCACGGTGCCCACCCTCGCGGCACTGTGGCCTGCCGAATCGCTGGAAAATGTCAGGCTGCTGATATTCGGCGGTGAGGCGTGCCCCCCTGAACTCGCGGAGCGCCTCGCCGTCGACGGCCGGGAAGTGTGGAACACCTACGGCCCCACGGAAGCCACCGTGGTGGCCTGCGCGGCGCAGCTCGGCGTGCCCGGGCCCCTTCGGATCGGCCTGCCGCTGGACGGCTGGGACCTCGCCGTGGTCGACGCCAACGGCGTTCCGGTGGAAGAAGGGCAGGTGGGCGAGCTGATCATTGGCGGCGTCGGGCTGGCCCGGTACCTCGACCCCGCCAAGGACGCCGAAAAGTATGCCCCCATGCCGTCACTCGGCTGGCCCCGGGCCTACCGTTCCGGAGACCTGGTCCGCTACGAGGCGGCCGGCCTCATCTTCATGGGCCGCGCCGACGAACAGGTGAAGCTCGGTGGCCGGCGGATCGAACTCGGAGAGATCGACGCCGCGCTCCAGGCACTGCCGCATGTCGCCGGAGCGGCGGCCGCGGTCCGCACGACGGCGGCGGGGAACCAGATCCTCGTCGGTTACCTTGCCGCTGCGGGCACTGCGGAACTCGATCTCGTCGCGGCCCGGGAACTCCTGGGAGCCAGCCTCCCTGCGCCGCTCGTCCCCCTCCTGACCGTGGTGGAATCATTGCCCACCAAAACCAGCGGAAAAGTGGACCGCCATTCCCTGCCCTGGCCGCTCGCCGGCGCGGGGGCGGAAGATGCGGACAATGCCCCGCTGAACCTGCCGGACGATGCACGCTGGATCGTGGAGCAGTGGGGCAGCGTGCTGGGGACACCGGCGTCAAGCCTTGATGCCGACTTCTTTGCCCATGGCGGCGGATCACTGGCAGCCGCGCAGCTCGTGTCCGCGCTGCGTGTCCGCTATCCCACCATCACGGTGGCCGACATCTACGCCACCCCGCGGGTGGGCGCGCTCATCGACGCTGCCCGGCAATCCCTGCCCGAGGGGGAGGCCGGACCGGCGCCGGAGCGTGAAGTCCGTCCCACAGCCCTGAAATCGCAGGTCTTCCAGACGCTGATGGGGGTCCCCCTGCACATCCTGGTGGGGATGCGCTGGCTGACCTATGTGATGGCAGCCAACAACCTGTTGGCCGCCCTTGCCGGCTTCACGGCTGCTCCCGTTGTTTCCTGGTGGTGGGTGGCTGCTTCATGGCTGGTGTTCGTGAGCCCGGCCGGCCGGATGGCCCTCTCTGTCCTGGCCGCCAGGACCCTGCTCCGGCGGGTTGTCCCCGGGACCTACCCGAGGTCCGGAAAGGTGCACCTGCGGCTGTGGCTGGCGGAACAGATCCAAGACTTGTCGGGCGCCATCAGCCTGGCAAGTGCCCCCTGGGTTCCGTACTATGCGAAAGCGCTCGGCGCGAAGATCGGCAACGACGTCCAGCTGCATTCGCTGCCGCCTGTCACCGGAATGCTGTCGCTGGGGCGCGGCTGCAACATCGAACCGGAAGTGGATCTCTCGGGCTGGTGGATCGACGGCGACACCGTCCACATCGGCCGGGTGCACGTTGGTGCCGGCGCCACAGTGGGGGCACGCAGCACGCTCATGCCCGGGACAAGTATCGGAGCCGGCGCCCAGGTGGAACCGGGATCGGCGGTCCTGGGAAAAGTCAAGGCCGGGCAGCTCGTAGCGGGCTCGCCCGCCGAGCGGATCGGCAAGGCCAAACAGGCGTGGCCGGACATGCCGCCGCCGGCGCACCCGCTGATCGGACGGCTCTGGTTCGCGGCATTTGCCGCAGCCTCCGCGGTGCTGGCCACCATCCCCTACCTGTCCGCTACCGCCGGGGCGCTGGTGGTCTTCCTGTTCATCAGCGGCAGCGAATCACTTTCGGCAGCCCTCCCCCAGGTACTGACCTCACTGCCGCTCGCGGCGCTGACGTGGTTCATCACCAACCTCCTGCTGATCCTTGCGACCACCCGGCTGCTGGGCGTCGGACTCAAGGAAGGCTACTTCAGGGTGCGGAGCCGGATCGGCTGGCAGGTCTGGGCGACAGAACGGGTGCTGGACCTGGCCCGGGACGTCCTGTTTCCGATCTACGCCAGCCTGTTCACCCCTGTCTGGCTGCGCCTCCTGGGGGCCAAGGTTGGCAAAAACGTGGAGGCCTCCACCGTCCTCCTTCTCCCCAAGATGACAACCGTCGGCGAAGGCGCGTTCCTCGCGGACGACACCATGGTGGCCTCCTATGAACTCGGTGGCGGGTGGATGCGGATTGCCCCCGCAAAAATCGGCAAACGCTCATTCCTGGGCAACTCCGGAATGACAGGGGCCGGGCGGAGCGTGCCCAAGAATTCCTTGGTGGCCGTCCTCTCCGCCACCCCGGCCAAGGCGAAAGCCGGCACGTCCTGGCTGGGCAGCCCGCCGGTCCGGCTGCGGCGTACAGCAATTGCCACGGACAACACCCTGACCTTCCAGCCGCCCCGGCGGCTGAAACTGGCCCGCGCCCTCTGGGAACTCTGCCGGTTCATTCCGGTGGTTCTCACAGTGGGGCTGGCAGCCGGTATCATGCTAGCTTTCGACCGGCTCGCCTCGCTATGGGGCTACGGTTTCGCGGCCCTCCTCGGAGGCATCGTGGTTTTGGTGGCAGGAGCCGTGGCCGCGGCCAGCGCCGTTGCGGCCAAATGGCTGCTGGTGGGCAAAATCAGGCCGGGCGAACATGCGTTGTGGAGCTCCTTCATCTGGCGGAACGAGGTAGTGGATACCTTCATCGAAATGGTGAGTGCGCCCTGGTTCGCCCGTTCGGCTTCGGGCACTCCGGCGCTTGTGTGGTGGCTGCGCGGGCTGGGTGCGAAAATCGGCCGCGGCACATGGTGCGAAAGCTATTGGCTGCCCGAAGCGGACCTTGTCACGCTGGGCGAGAGCTCAACGGTCAACCGGGGCTGCGTGGTCCAGACCCACCTGTTCCACGACCGGATCATGAGCATCGACACTGTTACCCTCGAAGACGGAGCCACGATGGGACCACACGGTGTCATCCTTCCGCGGGCACGCATCGCGAGGGGCGGTACCGTTGGGCCGGCATCCTTGGTCATGCGCGGGGAGACTGTTCCCGCCGCGACCTACTGGATGGGCAACCCGGTCAGCCCCTGGGCAGGTCCGGCCGTACCGGCTCCGCGGCTTAAGTAG
- a CDS encoding M1 family metallopeptidase, producing MSFAAPASPGDTRRPGEPSGSPDPYVPGHGTNAYRVTRYELDLDYKLASNRLNGRAVLHAEADRPASAVVLDLAGLRAVKVSLNGRRLRRFSQRAEQLVIVPDAALLPGDRFTLDIRYEGNPSPRRGLWGEVGWEELTDGVLVAGQPNGAASWFPCNDHPQHKASYRIAVTTDANYRAVCNGLLISRKTGSSRETWTYEQAEPMATYLATVQIGRYDVLTLDTASVPGSVPQHVAAPASLADAARRGLARQPEMMRTFVNSFGPYPFQEYTVVVAEDELEIPLEAQTLSILGPNYLDTGWESQRLIAHELSHQWFGNSLTVAAWSDIWLHEGFACYAEWIWSEAAGVMSVADRAAAAWRKLDGGRQDLMVGDPGPELMFDDRVYKRGALALHALRIRCGDLAFFALLHEWAASNRHGSVSTAGFIQTADRVAGIDSEALLHPWLFEEALPGLPVR from the coding sequence ATGAGTTTTGCAGCACCAGCCAGCCCCGGCGATACGCGCCGGCCGGGCGAACCGTCGGGCTCTCCGGATCCCTACGTCCCCGGGCACGGCACGAACGCCTACCGGGTCACGCGATACGAACTGGACCTGGACTACAAACTGGCCAGCAACAGGCTGAACGGCAGGGCCGTCCTGCACGCCGAGGCGGACCGGCCGGCGTCGGCCGTAGTCCTGGACCTCGCGGGACTGCGCGCGGTCAAAGTTTCCCTGAACGGCCGAAGGCTGCGGAGATTCAGCCAGCGGGCCGAACAGCTGGTGATCGTTCCTGACGCGGCACTGCTGCCGGGAGACCGGTTCACGCTGGACATCAGGTATGAGGGGAATCCTTCCCCCCGCCGGGGCCTCTGGGGCGAGGTGGGCTGGGAGGAACTTACCGACGGCGTGCTGGTGGCGGGCCAGCCCAACGGTGCCGCCTCCTGGTTTCCCTGCAACGACCATCCGCAGCACAAGGCCAGCTACCGTATCGCCGTCACCACCGACGCCAACTACCGGGCGGTCTGCAACGGCCTGCTGATCTCCCGCAAGACCGGCTCCAGCCGTGAAACCTGGACATATGAGCAGGCCGAGCCGATGGCGACGTATCTCGCCACCGTCCAGATCGGCCGGTACGACGTTCTGACCCTTGATACCGCGTCGGTGCCCGGCAGCGTCCCCCAGCACGTCGCAGCGCCTGCCTCCCTGGCCGACGCAGCACGCCGGGGCCTGGCCCGCCAGCCGGAAATGATGCGGACCTTCGTCAACAGCTTCGGCCCCTACCCTTTCCAGGAATACACCGTGGTGGTGGCAGAAGACGAACTCGAAATTCCGCTCGAGGCCCAGACGCTGTCCATCCTGGGCCCCAACTACCTGGATACGGGATGGGAGTCGCAGCGGCTGATTGCCCACGAACTGTCCCACCAGTGGTTCGGCAATTCCCTGACGGTTGCGGCCTGGAGCGACATCTGGCTCCACGAGGGATTCGCGTGCTACGCGGAGTGGATCTGGTCCGAGGCGGCCGGGGTCATGAGCGTTGCGGACCGCGCTGCGGCCGCCTGGCGGAAGCTCGACGGTGGCCGCCAGGATCTCATGGTCGGTGACCCCGGGCCGGAGCTGATGTTCGACGACCGGGTGTACAAGCGCGGCGCCCTGGCGCTGCACGCGCTCCGGATCCGGTGCGGCGACCTCGCCTTTTTTGCGCTGCTGCACGAGTGGGCGGCCAGCAACCGCCACGGATCAGTGTCCACTGCCGGGTTCATCCAGACAGCGGACCGCGTGGCCGGAATCGATTCCGAAGCTTTGCTCCATCCCTGGCTGTTCGAAGAGGCACTGCCGGGCCTACCCGTGCGGTAG
- a CDS encoding 4'-phosphopantetheinyl transferase superfamily protein: MASQLVVRACPPFRVPGQEPAETVAGLERRAGELLERTELDRARAMVPRTRDDFLAGRLAQRMLAAELLGVRARDLAARYSCPQCGTGPDVSHGRPGYTLDGVPVPLLLSLSRAAGWTLLAALKSPAPGQRLGVDVEDPTRMEFGGFDAVALTPAERQAVALLRGTALLRERARLWARKEAFLKMTGEGLRRPPETLDVLDLAGIRDLASAESGLPDHLVAAVALG; encoded by the coding sequence ATGGCATCACAACTTGTTGTGCGAGCCTGCCCGCCCTTCCGCGTACCCGGGCAGGAGCCTGCCGAGACGGTTGCCGGACTGGAACGCAGGGCCGGAGAACTCCTGGAACGGACTGAACTGGACCGGGCCCGCGCCATGGTCCCCCGGACTCGCGATGACTTCCTGGCCGGCCGCCTGGCCCAGCGGATGTTGGCCGCGGAGCTGCTCGGCGTGCGCGCCCGGGATCTTGCCGCCAGGTACAGCTGTCCGCAATGCGGCACCGGACCGGACGTTTCCCACGGAAGGCCCGGCTACACCCTGGACGGAGTGCCCGTGCCCCTGCTGCTGAGCCTGTCCCGGGCTGCCGGCTGGACCCTGCTGGCCGCCCTGAAGTCGCCGGCGCCGGGTCAGCGGCTGGGCGTCGACGTCGAGGATCCGACGCGGATGGAGTTCGGGGGCTTCGACGCGGTGGCGCTGACCCCCGCGGAGCGCCAGGCCGTGGCCCTGTTGCGCGGGACCGCCCTGCTGCGTGAGCGTGCCCGGCTGTGGGCTCGGAAGGAGGCCTTCCTGAAGATGACCGGGGAGGGCCTGAGGCGTCCGCCTGAGACTCTCGACGTGCTTGATCTGGCCGGCATCCGTGACCTGGCGTCCGCCGAGTCGGGGCTGCCGGACCACCTGGTGGCCGCCGTCGCCCTCGGGTGA
- the pheT gene encoding phenylalanine--tRNA ligase subunit beta, with protein sequence MRIPLSWLREFAQVPAEATAEDVMAELVKVGFEEEAVHRPTDTLRGPVVVGQVLSLVKEPQTNGKTINWCQVRVVPEGREQTLTGDGIDPSGVQGIICGAHNFVEGDKVVVTLPGAVLPGDFHISARKTYGHLSAGMIASVRELGIGEDHDGILVLSRIGLDPEIGTDAMELLGLYDQAAEINVTPDRGYAFSIRGVAREYAHATGTTFTDPASQVQAPAELAGGYGVKLNDDAPIYGKPGCDRFVARTVRGVDATRPTPPWMASRLRLAGIRSISLPVDISNYVMLELGQPTHCYDLDKLSGDIVVRRAVAGEKITTLDDKERKLDVEDLLITDGSGAIGIAGVMGGAATEVSDSTSNVLVEAAHFDEVSIARSRRRHKLPSEASKRFERGVDWQVAGIAAQRVVDLLVELAGGTADETGTDVGTAPDAVTIELPAAFAAARIGIDFTDEQIVTSLEDLGAAVVRNDAGWTVTAPSWRNDLETKEDLSEEIARLVGYDQIPATLPVAPPGRGLTRVQQQRRRLVQALADAGLTEVLAYPFVSKAANDTFGVAEQGAGRKAVKLANPISEEQGYLRTSILPGLIEVAKRNHSRGFRDLAVFEAGLVFLPGDTVGTPSIPPLGVKPSDEVLDALYDGVPDQPLHIAAVLTGHDSPAAASHTPRAWDWADALDLARLAGDVLGVEIVVSQGHHQAYHPGRTARLSLRSGEVIGYAGELHPKLLAAHDMPARSVALELNADALFEAAADVIVAKHISGFPVATQDVALVVPRDIPADDVLAALREGAGELLEDVALFDVYAGKGIEDGKKSLAFGLRFRAADRTLTADEASAARESAVAVAAERFGAVQR encoded by the coding sequence GTGCGTATCCCACTTTCCTGGCTGCGTGAGTTCGCGCAGGTACCGGCCGAAGCAACGGCCGAAGACGTCATGGCAGAACTGGTCAAGGTCGGTTTTGAAGAAGAAGCAGTCCACCGTCCCACGGATACGCTCCGCGGCCCCGTGGTGGTGGGCCAGGTACTGAGCCTGGTCAAGGAGCCGCAGACCAACGGCAAGACCATCAACTGGTGCCAGGTCCGCGTGGTCCCCGAGGGCCGGGAGCAGACCCTCACCGGCGACGGTATTGACCCGTCGGGTGTGCAGGGCATCATCTGCGGCGCCCACAACTTCGTGGAGGGTGACAAGGTGGTGGTCACCCTTCCCGGTGCCGTACTGCCCGGAGACTTCCACATTTCCGCCCGGAAGACCTATGGCCACCTGTCCGCCGGCATGATCGCCTCCGTCCGTGAACTGGGCATCGGCGAGGACCACGACGGCATCCTGGTGCTCTCCCGGATCGGGCTGGACCCCGAAATCGGAACCGACGCCATGGAACTGCTCGGCCTCTACGACCAGGCCGCCGAAATCAACGTCACGCCTGACCGCGGCTACGCGTTCTCCATCCGTGGCGTCGCCCGCGAATATGCCCACGCCACGGGGACCACCTTCACGGACCCCGCTTCACAGGTGCAGGCACCGGCTGAACTGGCCGGCGGCTACGGAGTCAAGCTCAACGACGACGCTCCCATCTACGGCAAGCCTGGCTGCGACCGTTTCGTGGCCCGCACCGTCCGCGGCGTCGACGCCACCAGGCCGACGCCGCCGTGGATGGCATCGCGCCTGCGTCTTGCGGGGATCCGCTCCATCTCCCTCCCGGTGGACATCTCGAACTACGTCATGCTGGAACTCGGCCAGCCCACGCACTGCTACGACCTGGACAAGCTGTCCGGCGACATTGTGGTGCGGCGCGCCGTGGCGGGGGAGAAGATCACCACCCTCGACGACAAGGAGCGGAAGCTCGACGTCGAGGACCTCCTGATCACCGACGGCTCCGGCGCGATCGGCATCGCCGGTGTCATGGGCGGTGCCGCCACGGAGGTGAGCGATTCGACGTCGAACGTCCTGGTAGAAGCGGCGCACTTCGACGAAGTGTCGATCGCACGGTCACGCCGCCGGCACAAGCTGCCCTCCGAAGCGTCCAAGCGTTTCGAACGCGGCGTGGACTGGCAGGTTGCCGGCATTGCCGCGCAGCGGGTGGTTGACCTTCTGGTGGAGCTGGCCGGCGGCACCGCAGACGAAACGGGCACCGACGTCGGCACGGCCCCTGATGCCGTGACCATCGAGTTGCCGGCGGCATTCGCCGCGGCCCGCATCGGCATCGACTTCACCGACGAACAGATCGTCACCTCGCTTGAGGACCTCGGCGCTGCCGTGGTCAGGAACGACGCCGGCTGGACGGTCACTGCCCCGAGCTGGCGCAACGACCTCGAAACCAAGGAAGACCTCTCCGAGGAAATCGCGCGGCTGGTCGGTTACGACCAGATTCCCGCGACGCTTCCCGTGGCGCCACCGGGACGCGGCCTGACCCGCGTCCAGCAGCAGCGCCGCCGCCTGGTCCAGGCACTCGCCGATGCCGGCCTCACCGAGGTCCTGGCGTACCCCTTCGTGTCCAAAGCCGCCAATGACACCTTCGGAGTGGCTGAGCAGGGCGCCGGCCGCAAGGCCGTCAAACTGGCCAACCCGATCAGCGAAGAACAGGGCTACCTGCGGACGTCCATCCTGCCCGGACTTATCGAGGTGGCCAAGCGCAACCACTCGCGCGGCTTCCGCGATCTGGCGGTCTTCGAAGCGGGACTTGTCTTCCTGCCGGGGGACACCGTGGGTACTCCGTCGATCCCGCCGCTCGGCGTCAAGCCCTCCGATGAGGTACTGGATGCCCTGTACGACGGCGTTCCCGACCAGCCGCTGCACATCGCGGCGGTCCTGACGGGCCACGACTCGCCCGCCGCAGCGTCGCACACACCGCGTGCCTGGGACTGGGCCGACGCTTTGGACCTCGCCCGCCTCGCTGGCGACGTCCTGGGTGTCGAAATTGTCGTCAGCCAGGGGCACCACCAGGCCTACCACCCGGGACGGACCGCTCGGCTGTCGCTGCGCTCGGGCGAAGTCATCGGCTATGCCGGTGAACTGCACCCCAAACTGTTGGCCGCGCACGACATGCCGGCACGCTCGGTGGCGCTTGAGCTCAACGCCGATGCCCTCTTCGAAGCCGCCGCGGATGTCATCGTGGCCAAGCACATTTCCGGCTTCCCCGTGGCCACCCAGGATGTGGCGCTGGTAGTTCCCCGGGATATTCCTGCCGACGACGTCCTGGCCGCCCTCCGCGAAGGAGCCGGCGAGCTGCTGGAAGACGTGGCGCTGTTCGACGTGTACGCAGGAAAGGGCATTGAGGACGGCAAGAAGTCGCTGGCCTTCGGCCTGCGCTTCCGTGCTGCTGACCGGACGCTCACGGCCGATGAGGCCTCTGCTGCCCGCGAAAGCGCCGTGGCGGTGGCTGCGGAACGGTTCGGAGCCGTTCAGCGCTAG
- the pheS gene encoding phenylalanine--tRNA ligase subunit alpha, which yields MTETLPGAAIPNPLDEAAITAAVDHAVAAIAAAATLDELKAVRLAHTGEKSPLSLANREIGGLAKDQKAAAGKLMGASRGRVNKALADRTAELEAENDARILVEETVDVTAAPRRRRAGARHPLSTLQDRVADIFVGMGWEIAEGPEVESEWFNFDALNFKPDHPAREMQDTFFVEPPEAHLLMRTHTSPVQVRSMLEREVPIYVLCPGKVFRTDELDATHTPVFHQFEGLAIDKKLSMADLRGTLEHFARQMFGDEAQIRLRPNYFPFTEPSAELDIWHPGAKGGPRWIEWGGCGMVNPNVLRAAGIDPDIYSGFAFGMGIERTLMFRNEVGDMRDMIEGDVRFSEHFGMEI from the coding sequence ATGACTGAAACTTTGCCGGGCGCTGCCATCCCGAATCCTCTGGATGAAGCCGCCATTACTGCCGCCGTAGACCACGCCGTTGCCGCCATTGCCGCTGCCGCCACCCTTGACGAACTCAAGGCCGTGAGGTTGGCACATACGGGTGAGAAGTCGCCGCTGAGCCTTGCCAACCGCGAAATCGGCGGCCTGGCGAAGGATCAGAAGGCCGCCGCCGGAAAGCTCATGGGTGCTTCCCGCGGACGCGTCAACAAGGCGCTCGCGGACCGTACCGCCGAGCTCGAAGCTGAGAACGACGCACGCATCCTCGTTGAGGAGACCGTCGATGTCACGGCAGCTCCGCGCCGCCGTCGTGCCGGTGCGCGCCACCCGCTATCCACCCTGCAGGACCGGGTGGCGGACATCTTCGTCGGAATGGGCTGGGAAATTGCCGAAGGCCCCGAGGTCGAATCCGAGTGGTTCAACTTCGACGCACTGAACTTCAAACCGGACCACCCGGCCCGCGAAATGCAGGACACCTTCTTCGTGGAGCCCCCGGAAGCCCACCTGCTGATGCGCACCCACACCTCGCCGGTACAGGTCCGCTCCATGCTCGAACGCGAAGTGCCCATCTACGTGCTCTGCCCGGGCAAGGTGTTCCGTACCGACGAACTCGACGCCACGCACACCCCGGTGTTCCACCAGTTCGAAGGCCTCGCCATCGACAAGAAGCTCAGCATGGCGGACCTCCGCGGCACGCTGGAGCACTTCGCCCGGCAAATGTTCGGCGACGAAGCCCAGATCCGCCTTCGCCCCAACTACTTCCCGTTCACCGAGCCGTCCGCGGAGCTGGACATCTGGCACCCGGGCGCCAAGGGCGGTCCGCGCTGGATCGAGTGGGGCGGCTGCGGCATGGTCAACCCCAACGTCCTCCGCGCGGCCGGCATCGATCCGGACATCTATTCAGGCTTTGCCTTCGGCATGGGCATCGAGCGCACCCTTATGTTCCGCAACGAGGTGGGCGACATGCGCGACATGATCGAAGGCGACGTACGTTTCAGCGAGCACTTCGGGATGGAGATCTAA
- a CDS encoding DUF4157 domain-containing protein, with the protein MTGPITPGQRLRQIANALNATTLLGLLLARCAGTAVHAGPRGLLVATGYRWRLPFARAFTVGNVVLFRDHAPEALSNPVLLGHEERHSSQYAWCLGLPFLPLYFIAAGWSLLRTGNPGSANVFERLAGLEAGGYVEGHRRGTNKPRKSNAARNGIEG; encoded by the coding sequence ATGACCGGCCCCATAACCCCCGGACAGCGGCTGCGGCAGATCGCCAATGCGCTGAACGCAACGACGCTCCTGGGCCTGCTGCTGGCAAGGTGCGCAGGCACGGCCGTCCATGCCGGACCGCGCGGCCTGCTGGTCGCCACGGGCTACCGGTGGCGGCTCCCCTTCGCCCGGGCGTTCACGGTGGGGAACGTGGTGCTGTTCCGGGACCACGCGCCGGAGGCTCTGTCCAACCCGGTGCTGCTGGGGCACGAGGAACGGCACAGCAGCCAGTATGCATGGTGCCTGGGCCTGCCCTTCCTGCCGCTGTACTTCATCGCAGCCGGCTGGTCTCTGCTGCGGACGGGAAACCCGGGTTCCGCGAACGTCTTTGAACGTCTTGCCGGGTTGGAGGCCGGCGGCTACGTGGAGGGGCACCGCCGTGGAACAAATAAACCCCGTAAGAGCAACGCTGCCCGCAATGGAATTGAGGGATGA
- a CDS encoding SIMPL domain-containing protein, with protein sequence MELRDDMTENARTVAVTGSGTAEAVPDLLTVSIGVECRREDVGAAYAAAGRAAAGISAVLREHGVPDPDISTSGLNVRADVVWKEGQGQTVAGYIASSILGVRLRDVAGSSEVIAGAVAAGGNDVRLNGLELGFADPAAVTAQAREAAWQDALATAGQFASLAGAELGPVVSVTQRPGPSGPIPVAKMQRAMATDSVGIEAGQSSVSATVDVVWELR encoded by the coding sequence ATGGAATTGAGGGATGACATGACCGAAAATGCCAGGACTGTCGCAGTGACCGGCTCGGGCACTGCCGAAGCAGTGCCCGACCTGCTGACAGTTTCCATCGGGGTGGAATGCCGCCGGGAAGACGTCGGTGCCGCGTACGCGGCTGCCGGGAGGGCCGCGGCCGGGATATCGGCGGTACTCCGCGAGCACGGTGTACCCGATCCGGACATCAGCACCTCCGGCTTGAACGTCCGTGCGGACGTGGTGTGGAAAGAGGGCCAGGGCCAGACCGTTGCTGGCTACATTGCCTCCAGCATCCTGGGCGTCCGGCTGCGGGATGTTGCCGGCTCCTCGGAAGTCATCGCGGGTGCGGTGGCCGCCGGCGGCAACGACGTCAGGCTGAACGGGCTGGAGCTCGGCTTCGCGGATCCTGCCGCCGTGACGGCGCAGGCACGGGAGGCCGCCTGGCAGGATGCCCTGGCCACTGCCGGGCAGTTCGCCTCGCTGGCGGGCGCCGAACTCGGCCCGGTAGTGTCCGTCACTCAGCGGCCCGGACCGTCAGGACCGATCCCGGTGGCCAAAATGCAGCGGGCCATGGCCACGGACTCCGTAGGGATCGAAGCGGGGCAGTCCAGCGTCTCCGCCACGGTGGACGTCGTCTGGGAGCTCCGCTGA